The genomic DNA ATCGGCCGTATCAAGGGCCGCACATGGGTCCTGGCCTTCTTCGTCCTCGCCAACATGCTGCCGCAGGAGGCGCTGGTCTACCCGATCTACTACCTGAGCAAGCAAGTCGGCCTGTACGACACGAGGTTGAGCGTCATCATCGTCTTCACGGTGATCCAGGCGGCGTTCGGCACGTATCTCCTCTCCTCCGTACTGAGCCAGTTCCCCCGCGAGATCCTCGAGGCCGCCCGGATCGACGGCGCGAACAAGTGGCAGGTGCTGTGGCGGATCGTGGTCCCGGTCAGCCGCCCCACGATCGGTGTCCTGCTGGTCTTCTTCTTCATCTGGACCTGGAACGAGTTCCTGCTCCCGCTGGTCATGCTGATCTCCAACGACAACCAGACCGTGTCGGTGGCCCTCGGCGTCCTCCAGGGCCAGCGCCTGATGGACGCCACGATGACCAACGCGGCTGCCCTGCTGGGTGTGTTGCCCGCCATCGTCTTCTTCCTCGTCTTCCAGCGGACCCTCACGCGCGGCATCGCCGTGGGTGCCGTCAAGTAGTAAGGGGACCCCCACATGAAGTTCACCGACGGCTACTGGCTGATGCGCGAGGGCGTCACCGCCGCCCACCCGGTCGAGGTCCTCGATGTCACCGCCCCGGACGGCGCGCTGGAGATCCACGCCCCGACGATGCCGATCCGCCACCGCGGCGACCTGCTGAAGGGACCGGTCGTGACGATCAGCGCCCACGCCCCGTTGCCCGACGTCATCGGCGTCACCTTCACCCACTTCGAGGGCGAACAGCCGCGCGGCCCCCAATTCGACGTCCAGAAGGAGGAGTTCGCGGTTCATACCTCCTACGACGACGAGCACGCGACCCTCACCTCCGGCGCCCTGTCGGTGAAAGTGGCCCGCACCGGCCCCTGGCACGTCGACTTCCTCGCCCACGGCCGCGTCCTCACCAGCAGCGGCCCCAAGGGCATGGGCATCATGCGGGACGCGACCGGCGCCCACTATCTGCGCGAGCAGCTCGGGCTCCAAGTGGGCACGTCCGTCTACGGACTCGGCGAACGCTTCGGCCCGCTCGTCAAGAACGGCCAGGTCGTCGACATGTGGAACGCCGACGGCGGCACCGCCACCGAACAGGCCTACAAGAACATCCCCTTCTACCTGACCGACGCCGGCTACGGCGTCTTCGTCGACCACCCCGGAAAGGTCTCCTTCGAGGTCGGTTCGGAGGCGGTCTCCCGGGTCCAGTTCAGCGTGGAGAGCCAGCAGTTGACGTACTACGTCATCTACGGCCCGACGCCCAAGGACATCCTCCGCAAGTACTCCGCCCTCACCGGCCGCCCGGCCCTCCCGCCCGCCTGGTCGTTCGGCCTGTGGCTGTCGACGTCCTTCACCACCTCCTACGACGAGGAGACGGTGACGTCGTTCATCGAGGGCATGCGGGAGCGTGAACTCCCGCTCTCCGTCTTCCACTTCGACTGTTTCTGGATGCGCGAGTTCAACTGGTGCGACTTCCAGTGGGACCCGAGGGTCTTCCCCGACCCGGAGGGCATGCTCACCCGGCTCAAGTCCAAGGGCCTGCACATCTGCGTCTGGATCAACCCGTACATCGCGCAGCGCTCGCCGCTCTTCGCCGAGGGCAAGGCACTCGGTCACCTCCTGCGCCGACCGGACGGCAGCGTCTGGCAGTGGGACCTGTGGCAACCGGGCATGGCCCTAGTCGACTTCACCAGCCCGGCCGCCCGCGACTGGTACGCCGGAAAGCTGGAGGCGCTCCTCGCGCAGGGCGTCGACTGCTTCAAGACCGACTTCGGCGAGCGCGTCCCCGTCGACGTCGCCTACGCGGACGGCGCGGACCCCGAGCGGATGCACAACTACTACACCTACCTCTACAACCGCACGGTCTTCGACGTCCTGCGCAAACACCGCGGCGAGGGAGAGGCCGTCGTCTTCGCCCGCTCGGCCACAACGGGCAGCCAGAAGTACCCCGTTCACTGGGGCGGCGACTGCGAGGCGACGTACGAGTCGATGGCCGAGTCCCTGCGCGGCGGCCTCTCGCTGGGCCTGTCCGGCTTCGGCTACTGGAGCCACGACATCGGCGGCTTCGAGGGCACCCCGACCCCCGCCCTCTTCAAACGCTGGCTGGCCTTCGGCCTGTTGTCCTCGCACAGCCGCCTGCACGGCAGCTCGTCGTACCGCGTCCCGTGGCTCTTCGACGAGGAATCCGTGGACGTCCTACGGCAGTTCACCCGCCTGAAGCTGAGCCTCATGCCGTATCTCTACGAGACCGCGCGCACCGCCTCCGCCGAGGGCGTGCCGATGATGCGAGCGATGGTGCTGGAGTTCCCGGACGACCCGGGGTGCGCGCATCTGGAACGGCAGTACATGCTCGGCCCGGACCTGCTGGTCGCGCCCGTGTTCAGCGACGACGGGGACGTCTCGTACTACGTCCCCGAGGGCACCTGGACCCACTACCTCACCGGCCGCACGGTCACCGGCCCGCGCTGGGTGCGCGAGAAGCACGGCTTCGACAGTGTGCCGCTGCTGGTGCGGCCGGGCGCGGTGCTCCCGGTCGGCGCGGTGACCGACCGGCCCGACTACGACTACGCCGACGGCGTCACCCTGCGGGCGTACGGCCTGGGGCGGGGCGCGCAGGTGACGGTGCCGGTCGGCGAGGTGACCTTCACCGTCGTACGGGAGGGGGACACGCTCCGGGCGTCCTGCAGCGACCCGTCCGTGGTATGGGCGCTGGCCGCCGGTGAACGGTCGAAGTCGGGCAGCGGGTTCCTCACCCTGGAGCTGGGCTGATGGTGAAGATCACCGATGTGGCCCGGCACGCCGGGGTCTCCCCCAGCACCGTGTCGTACGCGCTGAGCGGCAAGCGCCCGATCTCCGAGGAGACCCGGCAGCGCGTCGAGGCGTCCATCCGCGAGCTGGGCTACCGTCCGCACGCCGGCGCCCGCGCCCTGGCCAGCAGCCGCTCGAACGTGCTGGCCCTCGTCATCCCCTTACGGTCCGGCATCCATGTCCCGGTGGTCATGCAGTTCGCGATGTCGGTGGCGACCACCGCCCGCCGTCACGACCACGACGTGCTGCTGCTCACCCAGGAGGAGGGCGAGGAGGGCCTGAGGAGGGTCGCGGACTCCGCGCTCGTCGACGCGATGATCGTGATGGACGTCCAACTCGACGACCCCCGGCTGCCGTTGCTCCGCTCCCTGGACCGGCCGTCCGTGCTGATCGGCTTCCCCGCCGAGGCGGCCGGACTGACCTGTGTCGACCTGGACTTCAGGGCGGCCGGTGAGCTGTGCGTGGAGCGCCTCGCGGGGCTCGGGCACCGGGTCGTCGCCCTCGTCGGTTCACCGCCGGAGGTGTACGTCCGCCGAACCGCCTTCGCCCAGCGCGTCGTTCAGGGTTTCACCGCCGCCGCCGACCGCAACAAGCTCGCCTCCTCCGTCCACCCCTGCGAGGCGGCGCCCGCCGCGGCATCGGCCGTGGCGGAACAACTGCTGCGCGAACAGCCCGCGTTGACCGGAGTCGTCGTCCACAACGAAGCCCTCCTGGAACCCCTCATCGACGCCTTCGAGCAGCTCGGCCTGCGCGTCCCCGGCGATCTGTCGGTCACCGCGATCTGCCCCGACGAACTCGCCGAGTCCGTACGGGTCCCGGTCACCTCGGTCGCGCTGCCCGCCGCCGAACTCGGGTCCAGGGCAGTCGAGTTGCTGATGAAGAAGCTGGGCGGCAAGACCGTGCCCGACGCGACGCTGCTGTCCCCCCGGCTTACGGAACGCGCGAGCACGGCGCCGCGGAACGCGCCCTGACCACAACCCCTTTGGTGCAAGGCCCTACTCGAAGGAGCCGCGACATGAAAGGCAAGAGAAGAAGTCACAGGTCAAGTCACAGAACAAGTCGCAGAACCACGCTCATCGTGGCGTTCGCCCTGATCGTCGGCCTGGGAGCGACGGTCCCGGCGACGGCCGACACCCCGTACCCCTTCCGCGACCCGACGCTCCCCGTGAGCAAGCGCGTTGACGACCTGCTCGGCCGGCTGACCCTCGACGAGAAGATCTCCCTCCTCCACCAGTACGAACCCGCGATCCCCCGCCTCGGCATCCAGTCCTTCCGCACCGGCACCGAGGCCCTGCACGGCGTTGCCTGGCTCGGCAAGGCCACCGTCTTCCCGCAGGCCGTCGGACTCGCCTCCACCTGGGACCCCGCGCTGATGGAACAGGTCGGCTCGGCGGTCGGCGACGAGGCCCGCGGCTTCCAGCAACAGCGCCCTGACGGCTGGGGGTTGAACCTCTGGGCCCCGGTGGTCAACCTCCTCCGCGACCCGCGCTGGGGCCGCAACGAGGAGGGCTACAGCGAGGACCCGGAGCTGACCGGCGCCCTGTCGACGGCGTACGGCGAGGGCCTGACCGGCGGCGACCCGGACCACCTCAAGACGGCCCCCACCCTGAAGCACTATCTCGCCTACAACAACGAGGTGGACCGCGCGACCACGTCATCCGACCTGCGCCCACGGGTGGAGAAGGAGTACGACGAGGCCGCCTTCCGACCGGCGATCGCGGCGGACGCGGCCACGGGTGTGATGACGTCGTACAACCTGGTCAACGGCCGCCCCGCCACGGTCAATCCGGACCTGGACGACACCGTACGGAGCTGGACCGACCAGAAGCTGCTGAACGTCACCGACGCCTTCGCCCCCGGCAATCTCGTCACCCCGCAGCAGTACTACCCCACGATCGCGGAGGGCGACGCGGCGGCCCTCAAGGCCGGCGTCGACAGCTTCACGGACAACAGCGCGGACCCGGGCCCGACGACGGCGGCCGTCAACTCGGCCCTCCAGCAAGGTCTGTTGAAGGTGCCGGACATAGACAGGGCGGTGTCGGACATCCTCTCCGTCCGCGTCCGGCTCGGTGAGTTCGACCCGGGCGGCGGCAGGTACGGCTCGATCGACGCGTCGGTCATCAACAGTCCGGCGCACCAGAAGCTGGCGCGCAAGGCGGCGGCCGAGGGCACGGTGCTGCTGAAGAACAACGGCACACTGCCCCTGGGGAGTTCGGGCAAGAACGTCGCCGTGGTCGGCCCGCTCGCCGACACCCTCTACACCGACTGGTACTCGGGCACGCTCCCCTACGCCGTCACCCCCGCGCAGGGCATCGCCTCGAAGCTGAACACACCTGTGGCCACCAGCGAGGGAGTCGACCGCATCGCCCTGCGCGACACGGCGACCGGCAAGTACGTCACGGCAGGCACGGGCGACTCGGGCGCAGCCTTGCAGGAGAACACGGACACCGCCACGACCGCCGCCCAGTTCGACTCGTTCGACTGGGGCTCGGGCATCGTCACCCTGCGCTCGGCCGCCAACGGCAAGTACGTCGGCTACAACTGGTCGAACTTCGTCAACGACCAGACGCAGCCCAATGGTTGGTACGTCCAGCAGCAGTTCGAGCTGGAACAGCAGGACGACGGCACGTACATGCTGAAGTACGCGGGCTACGAGACCGCCGAGTCCTGGTGGTCGAGCCCGGTCTACCTGGGCCCGACCGACGCGAACGGCACCCTGGGCCTGGTACCGAAGGACCAGGCCGCGCACTACGCGAAGGACGTGATCCGCAGCGGTGTCGACGACGCCGTGGCCGCGGTGAAGGGCAAGGACACGGCGGTCGTCGTCATCGGCTCCATGCCGTCGATCAACGGCCGCGAGGCCCACGACCGCACCGACATGTCCCTGGCCCCCTCCCAGGAGGCCCTGGTCAAGGCGGTCCACCGGGCCAACCCGAAGACGGTGGTCGTGGTCGAGAACAGCTACCCCACCACACTGGGCGCCGTGCAGCAGGAGATCCCGGCCCTCCTCTGGACCTCCCACGCGGGCCAGGAGACGGGCAACGCCCTGGCCGACATCCTCTACGGCGACGTCAACCCGTCCGGCCGCCTCACCCAGACCTGGTACCGGTCGGCCGCGGACCTCCCCTCGATCCTCGACTACGACATCATCAAGTCCGACCGCACCTACCAGTACTTCCAGGGCACCCCGCTCTACCCCTTCGGCTACGGCCTCTCCTACTCGACCTTCCGCTACGGCGCCCTGAAACCCGTCACCGGCGGCTACGAGGTCGCGGTGACGAACACGGGCACGCGGGCCGGCGACGAGGTCGTACAGCTCTACACACACCAGCGCACATCCCGCGACAAGGAACCCCTGAAACAACTGAAAGCATTCCAGCGGGTATCGCTCAAAGCGGGCGAGACGAAAACGGTCGCGCTGAAACTCCAGCAGAAGGACCTGGCCCACTGGGACGTCACCCGCTCGAAATGGGTGGTGGAAAGCGGCACGTACGACGTCATGGCGGGCGCCTCCTCCACCGACATCCGCTCCCGCACGACCTGGCGCGTCCACGGCGAGACCATCCCACCGCGGAACCTCTCCCGGACGACCCGCGCCGAGAACTTCGACGACTACTCCGGCATTCACCTCGTGGACGAGTCCAAGGCGAGCGGCACTGCGGTGGGCGCGGCGACGGACGGGGCATGGCTGAAGTTCGCGGACACGCAACTGGGCACGGGGGCGAGGAAGTTCACGGCCCGGGTGGCGGGTACCGCCGCCGGCACGATCGAGGTCCGGCTGGGTTCCGCGACAGGCAGGCT from Streptomyces sp. NBC_01478 includes the following:
- a CDS encoding glycoside hydrolase family 3 protein, whose product is MAFALIVGLGATVPATADTPYPFRDPTLPVSKRVDDLLGRLTLDEKISLLHQYEPAIPRLGIQSFRTGTEALHGVAWLGKATVFPQAVGLASTWDPALMEQVGSAVGDEARGFQQQRPDGWGLNLWAPVVNLLRDPRWGRNEEGYSEDPELTGALSTAYGEGLTGGDPDHLKTAPTLKHYLAYNNEVDRATTSSDLRPRVEKEYDEAAFRPAIAADAATGVMTSYNLVNGRPATVNPDLDDTVRSWTDQKLLNVTDAFAPGNLVTPQQYYPTIAEGDAAALKAGVDSFTDNSADPGPTTAAVNSALQQGLLKVPDIDRAVSDILSVRVRLGEFDPGGGRYGSIDASVINSPAHQKLARKAAAEGTVLLKNNGTLPLGSSGKNVAVVGPLADTLYTDWYSGTLPYAVTPAQGIASKLNTPVATSEGVDRIALRDTATGKYVTAGTGDSGAALQENTDTATTAAQFDSFDWGSGIVTLRSAANGKYVGYNWSNFVNDQTQPNGWYVQQQFELEQQDDGTYMLKYAGYETAESWWSSPVYLGPTDANGTLGLVPKDQAAHYAKDVIRSGVDDAVAAVKGKDTAVVVIGSMPSINGREAHDRTDMSLAPSQEALVKAVHRANPKTVVVVENSYPTTLGAVQQEIPALLWTSHAGQETGNALADILYGDVNPSGRLTQTWYRSAADLPSILDYDIIKSDRTYQYFQGTPLYPFGYGLSYSTFRYGALKPVTGGYEVAVTNTGTRAGDEVVQLYTHQRTSRDKEPLKQLKAFQRVSLKAGETKTVALKLQQKDLAHWDVTRSKWVVESGTYDVMAGASSTDIRSRTTWRVHGETIPPRNLSRTTRAENFDDYSGIHLVDESKASGTAVGAATDGAWLKFADTQLGTGARKFTARVAGTAAGTIEVRLGSATGRLVGTVRTAATPSSYDYETVTAELAGGAAKGRGDVYLVLSDGLRISAFALQ
- the yicI gene encoding alpha-xylosidase; translation: MKFTDGYWLMREGVTAAHPVEVLDVTAPDGALEIHAPTMPIRHRGDLLKGPVVTISAHAPLPDVIGVTFTHFEGEQPRGPQFDVQKEEFAVHTSYDDEHATLTSGALSVKVARTGPWHVDFLAHGRVLTSSGPKGMGIMRDATGAHYLREQLGLQVGTSVYGLGERFGPLVKNGQVVDMWNADGGTATEQAYKNIPFYLTDAGYGVFVDHPGKVSFEVGSEAVSRVQFSVESQQLTYYVIYGPTPKDILRKYSALTGRPALPPAWSFGLWLSTSFTTSYDEETVTSFIEGMRERELPLSVFHFDCFWMREFNWCDFQWDPRVFPDPEGMLTRLKSKGLHICVWINPYIAQRSPLFAEGKALGHLLRRPDGSVWQWDLWQPGMALVDFTSPAARDWYAGKLEALLAQGVDCFKTDFGERVPVDVAYADGADPERMHNYYTYLYNRTVFDVLRKHRGEGEAVVFARSATTGSQKYPVHWGGDCEATYESMAESLRGGLSLGLSGFGYWSHDIGGFEGTPTPALFKRWLAFGLLSSHSRLHGSSSYRVPWLFDEESVDVLRQFTRLKLSLMPYLYETARTASAEGVPMMRAMVLEFPDDPGCAHLERQYMLGPDLLVAPVFSDDGDVSYYVPEGTWTHYLTGRTVTGPRWVREKHGFDSVPLLVRPGAVLPVGAVTDRPDYDYADGVTLRAYGLGRGAQVTVPVGEVTFTVVREGDTLRASCSDPSVVWALAAGERSKSGSGFLTLELG
- a CDS encoding carbohydrate ABC transporter permease, coding for MTTALRRYPVLIALCIAALFMVVPFLIVLVNAVKSPAEYSEHGPLSLPQGLYLDGLKDFWQRVDYGQKLFNSALISGSVAFLAAALSVLNAYAIGIGRIKGRTWVLAFFVLANMLPQEALVYPIYYLSKQVGLYDTRLSVIIVFTVIQAAFGTYLLSSVLSQFPREILEAARIDGANKWQVLWRIVVPVSRPTIGVLLVFFFIWTWNEFLLPLVMLISNDNQTVSVALGVLQGQRLMDATMTNAAALLGVLPAIVFFLVFQRTLTRGIAVGAVK
- a CDS encoding LacI family DNA-binding transcriptional regulator, coding for MVKITDVARHAGVSPSTVSYALSGKRPISEETRQRVEASIRELGYRPHAGARALASSRSNVLALVIPLRSGIHVPVVMQFAMSVATTARRHDHDVLLLTQEEGEEGLRRVADSALVDAMIVMDVQLDDPRLPLLRSLDRPSVLIGFPAEAAGLTCVDLDFRAAGELCVERLAGLGHRVVALVGSPPEVYVRRTAFAQRVVQGFTAAADRNKLASSVHPCEAAPAAASAVAEQLLREQPALTGVVVHNEALLEPLIDAFEQLGLRVPGDLSVTAICPDELAESVRVPVTSVALPAAELGSRAVELLMKKLGGKTVPDATLLSPRLTERASTAPRNAP